One window from the genome of Kryptolebias marmoratus isolate JLee-2015 linkage group LG1, ASM164957v2, whole genome shotgun sequence encodes:
- the LOC108241525 gene encoding chromaffin granule amine transporter, translating into MAWLHQSRGSPRLVLVVVCVALLLDNMLLTVVVPIVPTFLYAMEHPEPQTIQPSLLALPSLSASQPDTGASQAPSSGSNLQTSSWTSQLPRPEHRALILGTEAPRGPQLPPLVSLFDNNTFDLEGVQPEATPGTDPTGWTGPTPEVLQVNETANTTESSCLQDSVFLEKENVRVGLLFASKALVQLLVNPFVGPLTNRVGYHIPMFAGFIIMFVSTIMFAFSGTYALLFFARSLQGIGSSFSSVAGLGMLASVYTDDEERGVAMGVALGGLAMGVLIGAPFGSVMYDFVGKSAPFLILAFLAMFDGALQLCILQPSKISPGSVEGTPLLTLLKDPYILISAGSLCFANMGVAILEPTLPIWMMQTMCSPKWQLGMAFLPASISYLIGTNLFGVLANKMGRWLCSMLGMFIVGISLLCVPFATNIYGLIGPNGGLGFAIGMVDSSMMAIMGYLVDIRHASVYGSVYAIADVALCMGFAIGPSTGGALVQAVGFPCLMVFIGVINILYAPLCFLLRNPTVREEKMAIIDQECMMHRKNYNTHKESREFPLSDYSEEEETEE; encoded by the exons ATGGCGTGGCTCCATCAGAGCCGAGGTTCTCCCAGACTGGTCCTGGTGGTGGTGTGCGTCGCTCTGCTGCTCGACAACATGCTGCTCACTGTGGTCG TGCCGATCGTACCAACATTCCTCTACGCCATGGAACATCCAGAACCACAGACCATCCAGCCCTCGCTGCTGGCTCTGCCCAGCCTCAGTGCATCGCAGCCAGACACCGGAGCCTCCCAAGCCCCGTCCTCCGGCTCCAACCTCCAGACCTCCAGCTGGACCTCCCAGCTCCCCAGACCCGAACACAGAGCACTGATCCTGGGTACAGAGGCTCCTCGGGGCCCCCAGCTGCCTCCTCTGGTGTCCCTGTTTGACAACAACACCTTTGACCTGGAGGGGGTCCAGCCTGAAGCGACGCCCGGCACCGATCCAACAGGTTGGACCGGGCCAACCCCAGAGGTGCTGCAGGTCAACGAGACCGCCAACACCACG GAGTCTTCCTGTCTTCAGGACAGTGTTTTCCTGGAGAAGGAAAATGTCCGTGTCGGTTTGCTGTTTGCCTCCAAAGCTCTCGTCCAGCTGCTGGTCAACCCGTTTGTCGGTCCGCTCACTAACAG GGTTGGTTACCACATCCCCATGTTTGCAGGTTTCATCATCATGTTTGTTTCCACCATCA tgtttgCTTTCTCAGGGACCTACGCTCTGCTGTTCTTCGCCCGCTCTCTGCAGGGAATCGGCTCGTCCTTCTCGTCTGTCGCAG GTCTCGGCATGTTGGCCAGCGTGTACACCGATGACGAGGAGCGAGGTGTCGCCATGGGCGTCGCCCTGGGGGGGCTGGCGATGGGCGTCCTGA TCGGAGCGCCGTTTGGCAGCGTGATGTACGACTTTGTGGGGAAGAGCGCCCCCTTCCTGATCCTGGCCTTCCTGGCTATGTTCGATGGAG catTGCAGTTGTGCATCCTGCAGCCCTCCAAGATCTCTCCTGGG agtgTGGAGGGAACACCTTTACTGACTCTGTTAAAGGATCCGTACATCCTCATCAGTGCAG GATCTCTCTGCTTCGCCAACATGGGTGTCGCCATCTTGGAGCCGACCCTGCCCATCTGGATGATGCAGACCATGTGCTCCCCGAAATGGCAGCTTG GGATGGCCTTCCTTCCAGCCAGCATCTCTTACCTGATCGGAACCAACCTGTTTGGAGTTCTAGCCAATAAGATGGGCCG gtggCTTTGCTCCATGTTGGGGATGTTCATCGTCGGCATCAGTCTGCTGTGT gttcCTTTTGCCACCAATATCTACGGTCTGATTGGTCCAAACGGAGGTCTGGGCTTCGCCATCG GTATGGTGGACTCCTCCATGATGGCCATCATGGGTTACCTCGTCGACATCCGCCACGCCTCTGTGTACGGCAGCGTGTACGCCATCGCTGACGTGGCGCTGTGTATGGGCTTCGCTATAG GGCCGTCCACAGGGGGCGCTCTGGTCCAGGCAGTGGGTTTCCCTTGTCTCATGGTGTTCATCGGAGTAATCAACATCCTGTACGCTCCACTCTGCTTCCTGTTACGTAACCCAACTGTCCGGGAGGAGAAAATG gcGATCATCGACCAGGAGTGTATGATGCACAGGAAAAACTACAACACCCACAAGGAGAGTCGTGAGTTTCCTCTGAGCGACTACAGCGAAGAAGAGGAGACTGAAGAGTGA
- the tti2 gene encoding TELO2-interacting protein 2 isoform X1: MELSSLLHHLHLSSSPSSGKPRPSPPLPPITELLSWLQKKLIIAADKPSESSSLIGQVEQVFQAADPDWLFSLASDDQDSRWAELQEAYSSVIGALIGCAALPLCEDDCSSLNTAAYQSVPSQAVAVSSALTALLGHWDGGGGAKGSLTRLLFAVAPPICVFSVTHFQDQAWTSAASRTAARRLNGALLRAGSWTDSAHLLMGDGENRGILGGVLDLLQPQLTKDSWQRCEAVKLVFGWTLLQVTRPFLSPHLPRLLPPSLLLNDHYKPENCMLGVRCLHHIVLNTPAADLRQFNTAEVLYQALFKHLYTSEAAVIQLVLSCLLDLLLVLEKPPISLSPASSRRKSCHHDDVLGLVLTHMEVEHKVVLRRVYASALPLYVERMGVAVCRHLRRVERVVLGYLEVRDPPEETSRLKILEALQGTTRGAWPRMACRVDPLLRCLLRLLVDVSSDSSLDDSVRQQLMAQSSASIQLLDACSHGRVQRRLQRVDSSCCSAKVLGCLATATAERRSSSPVTPEGEALGQTDT, translated from the exons atGGAGCTCTCATCTCTccttcatcaccttcatctctcctcctccccctcatcAGGGAAGCCCCgcccatctcctcctcttcctccaatCACAGAGCTCCTCTCTTggctgcagaagaagctgaTTATTGCAGCTGATAAACCCTCTGAGAGCAGCTCCCTGATTGGTCAAGTGGAGCAGGTCTTCCAGGCCGCAGATCCTGATTGGCTGTTCTCTCTGGCCTCAGATGATCAAGACAGCAGGTGGGCGGAGCTTCAGGAGGCGTACAGCTCTGTGATCggcgctctgattggctgtgcAGCTCTGCCTCTCTGTGAGGATGACTGCAGCTCTCTGAACACTGCAGCCTATCAGAGCGTTCCGAGTCAAGCCGTGGCAGTAAGCTCCGCCCTCACAGCACTGCTGGGACACTGGgatggagggggcggggccaaaGGCAGTTTGACCAGGCTGCTTTTTGCTGTGGCTCCACCCATCTGCGTGTTCTCTGTCACACACTTCCAG gatcAGGCGTGGACCAGCGCcgcctccaggacagcggcacGGCGCCTTAACGGGGCGCTGCTGAGGGCGGGCAGCTGGACAGACTCCGCCCACCTCCTGATGGGGGACGGGGAGAACAGAGGGATTCTGGGAGGAGTCCTGGACCTCCTGCAGCCTCAGCTCACTAA GGATTCATGGCAGCGCTGTGAGGCCGTGAAGCTGGTGTTTGGATGGACCCTCCTGCAG GTGACCCGCCCCTTCCTGTCCCCCCACCTGCCCCGCCTcctgcccccctccctcctgctCAACGACCACTACAAGCCAGAGAACTGCATGCTGGGAGTTCGCTGCCTGCACCACATCGTGCTGAACACG CCTGCTGCAGATCTTCGTCAGTTTAACACAGCTGAGGTTCTGTATCAGGCTCTGTTCAAACACCTGTACACGAGCGAGGCTGCTGTCATCCAG CTCGTCCTCTCCTGTCTCCTCGacctgctgctggttctggaGAAGCCCCCCATCTCACTCAGCCCCGCCTCCTCGCGCAGGAAGTCCTGTCACCACGACGACGTGCTGGGCCTGGTCCTGACCCACATGGAGGTGGAGCATAAGGTGGTGCTGCGACGCGTCTATGCCTCGGCTCTGCCGCTCTACGTGGAGAG GATGGGCGTGGCCGTGTGCAGACACCTGCGGCGGGTGGAGCGAGTGGTGCTGGGATACCTGGAGGTCAGGGATCCACCTGAGGAGACCAGCCGGCTGAAGATCCTGGAGGCGCTGCAGGGAACGACCAGAGGGGCGTGGCCACG gATGGCGTGTCGCGTCGACCCGCTCCTGCGTTGTTTGCTGCGTCTGCTGGTCGACGTCTCGTCGGACTCGAGCCTCGACGACTCGGTTCGACAGCAGCTGATGGCTCAAAGCTCCGCCTCCATCCAGCTGCTGGACGCCTGTTCGCACGGACGCGTGCAG CGGCGCCTGCAGCGTGTcgacagcagctgctgcagcgccAAGGTTCTCGGTTGCCTGGCAACAGCGACGGCAGAGAGGCGAAGCAGCTCACCTGTCACACCTGAAGGCGAAGCTTTGGGACAGACGGACACTTGA
- the tti2 gene encoding TELO2-interacting protein 2 isoform X2 encodes MELSSLLHHLHLSSSPSSGKPRPSPPLPPITELLSWLQKKLIIAADKPSESSSLIGQVEQVFQAADPDWLFSLASDDQDSRWAELQEAYSSVIGALIGCAALPLCEDDCSSLNTAAYQSVPSQAVAVSSALTALLGHWDGGGGAKGSLTRLLFAVAPPICVFSVTHFQDQAWTSAASRTAARRLNGALLRAGSWTDSAHLLMGDGENRGILGGVLDLLQPQLTKDSWQRCEAVKLVFGWTLLQVTRPFLSPHLPRLLPPSLLLNDHYKPENCMLGVRCLHHIVLNTPAADLRQFNTAEVLYQALFKHLYTSEAAVIQLVLSCLLDLLLVLEKPPISLSPASSRRKSCHHDDVLGLVLTHMEVEHKVVLRRVYASALPLYVERMGVAVCRHLRRVERVVLGYLEVRDPPEETSRLKILEALQGTTRGAWPRMACRVDPLLRCLLRLLVDVSSDSSLDDSVRQQLMAQSSASIQLLDACSHGRVQVLLFDPSGFKIRAFSLVVEPLGLLRTMKPAGLWF; translated from the exons atGGAGCTCTCATCTCTccttcatcaccttcatctctcctcctccccctcatcAGGGAAGCCCCgcccatctcctcctcttcctccaatCACAGAGCTCCTCTCTTggctgcagaagaagctgaTTATTGCAGCTGATAAACCCTCTGAGAGCAGCTCCCTGATTGGTCAAGTGGAGCAGGTCTTCCAGGCCGCAGATCCTGATTGGCTGTTCTCTCTGGCCTCAGATGATCAAGACAGCAGGTGGGCGGAGCTTCAGGAGGCGTACAGCTCTGTGATCggcgctctgattggctgtgcAGCTCTGCCTCTCTGTGAGGATGACTGCAGCTCTCTGAACACTGCAGCCTATCAGAGCGTTCCGAGTCAAGCCGTGGCAGTAAGCTCCGCCCTCACAGCACTGCTGGGACACTGGgatggagggggcggggccaaaGGCAGTTTGACCAGGCTGCTTTTTGCTGTGGCTCCACCCATCTGCGTGTTCTCTGTCACACACTTCCAG gatcAGGCGTGGACCAGCGCcgcctccaggacagcggcacGGCGCCTTAACGGGGCGCTGCTGAGGGCGGGCAGCTGGACAGACTCCGCCCACCTCCTGATGGGGGACGGGGAGAACAGAGGGATTCTGGGAGGAGTCCTGGACCTCCTGCAGCCTCAGCTCACTAA GGATTCATGGCAGCGCTGTGAGGCCGTGAAGCTGGTGTTTGGATGGACCCTCCTGCAG GTGACCCGCCCCTTCCTGTCCCCCCACCTGCCCCGCCTcctgcccccctccctcctgctCAACGACCACTACAAGCCAGAGAACTGCATGCTGGGAGTTCGCTGCCTGCACCACATCGTGCTGAACACG CCTGCTGCAGATCTTCGTCAGTTTAACACAGCTGAGGTTCTGTATCAGGCTCTGTTCAAACACCTGTACACGAGCGAGGCTGCTGTCATCCAG CTCGTCCTCTCCTGTCTCCTCGacctgctgctggttctggaGAAGCCCCCCATCTCACTCAGCCCCGCCTCCTCGCGCAGGAAGTCCTGTCACCACGACGACGTGCTGGGCCTGGTCCTGACCCACATGGAGGTGGAGCATAAGGTGGTGCTGCGACGCGTCTATGCCTCGGCTCTGCCGCTCTACGTGGAGAG GATGGGCGTGGCCGTGTGCAGACACCTGCGGCGGGTGGAGCGAGTGGTGCTGGGATACCTGGAGGTCAGGGATCCACCTGAGGAGACCAGCCGGCTGAAGATCCTGGAGGCGCTGCAGGGAACGACCAGAGGGGCGTGGCCACG gATGGCGTGTCGCGTCGACCCGCTCCTGCGTTGTTTGCTGCGTCTGCTGGTCGACGTCTCGTCGGACTCGAGCCTCGACGACTCGGTTCGACAGCAGCTGATGGCTCAAAGCTCCGCCTCCATCCAGCTGCTGGACGCCTGTTCGCACGGACGCGTGCAG GTTCTGCTCTTCGACCCGTCTGGTTTTAAGATCCGAGCGTTTTCATTGGTCGTCGAGCCGCTCGGACTCCTCAGAACGATGAAACCTGCAGGTCTGTGGTTCTGA